Proteins co-encoded in one Fusarium fujikuroi IMI 58289 draft genome, chromosome FFUJ_chr06 genomic window:
- a CDS encoding related to aspartate--tRNA ligase, whose translation MADAPAEKASAPPPADQAPAVSGEAVEGGEAGPSKKALKKAEAKAKKEAEKARRAAEHEARQSAAKAAAGNTEDLAKDNYGDSTHLTKIDAERVKLRNLSDEHLGKTIKLRAWIQNARMQGAKMAFVELREERDWAIQGVVAANSEGAPVSKQMVKWIGSLNLEGYILVEAKVVKPQEPVKSVKVSNYELHIAKCYVISPGPQVLGMCLAVANRPVTNFDDEDAGGPVEDVKEGVDNLSLENVPGASMATHLNNPVMHKRAPVQQAIADVRLAVRKLFVEYLEARDFVQFEAPCLIGAASEGGSNVFGMPYFDKQAYLAQSPQFYKQYEIAGGRKRVLCIGPVFRAENSNTPRHMTEFTGLDLEMEIEDHYHEVRDMLEGVLLHIFRGLQERCAEQIALVRTVYPSEDFLLPQPGKEVRLTFAEGQALLRAEGPEEYRNVSDEEDMSTPQEKALGALIREKYNTDFYVLDKFPEGARPFYALEDPENPKVTNAFDFFMRGQEILSGGQRIHVPETLEARIRTKGIDPKSQGIKEYVDIFRSAGVPPHGGGGIGLDRVVAWYLNLPSVHLASYYPRTPKRLLP comes from the exons ATGGCTGACGCCCCTGCTGAGAAAGCTTCTGCCCCCCCTCCCGCCGACCAGGCTCCTGCCGTTAGTGGTGAAGCTGTCGAAGGCGGAGAGGCTGGCCCCTCAAAGAAGGcattgaagaaggctgaggcgaAGGCTAAGAAGGAAGCTGAGAAGGCACGCCGAGCTGCTGAACACGAAGCCCGACAGTCTGCTGcaaaggctgctgctggaaatACCGAAGACCTCGCTAAAGATAACTATGGAGATTCCACTCATCTTACCAAGATCGATGCGGAGCGAGTCAAGCTTCGAAACCTGAGCGATGAGCATCTCGGCAAGACCATCAAGCTTCGTGCGTGGATCCAGAATGCGCGCATGCAAGGTGCCAAGATGGCCTTCGTTGAGCTTCGTGAGGAGCGTGACTGGGCTATCCAGGGTGTCGTCGCGGCTAACAGCGAAGGCGCACCTGTCTCTAAGCAGATGGTCAAGTGGATTGGTAGTCTAAATCTAGAAGGCTACATTCTTGTCGAAGCTAAGGTTGTGAAGCCCCAGGAGCCAGTCAAGAGTGTGAAGGTCTCCAATTACGAGCTACATATCGCCAAGTGCTACGTTATCAGCCCTGGCCCTCAAGTTCTTGGCATGTGTCTTGCTGTTGCTAACCGCCCTGTTACCAactttgacgatgaggacgcTGGTGGCCCTGTGGAGGACGTCAAGGAAGGCGTTGACAATTTGAGCCTTGAGAACGTCCCTGGTGCCAGCATGGCAACCCATTTGAACAACCCCGTTATGCACAAGCGAGCTCCTGTTCAGCAAGCCATCGCCGATGTACGACTGGCCGTTCGCAAGCTGTTTGTCGAGTACCTTGAAGCTCGCGACTTTGTCCAATTTGAGGCGCCTTGCCTCATTGGAGCTGCTTCTGAAGGAGGATCCAACGTTTTCGGCATGCCCTACTTTGACAAGCAGGCTTACTTGGCCCAATCTCCCCAATTTTACAAGCAGTACGAGATTGCTGGTGGTCGGAAGCGTGTTTTGTGCATCGGACCGGTATTTCGAGCTGAGAACTCTAACACCCCTAGACACATGACAGAA TTCACcggtcttgatcttgagatggaAATCGAGGACCATTACCACGAAGTCCGCGACATGCTCGAGGGggttcttcttcatatctTCCGAGGGCTTCAGGAGCGATGTGCCGAGCAGATTGCTCTTGTTCGAACAGTTTACCCTTCTGAGGACTTTCTTTTGCCCCAGCCCGGTAAGGAGGTTCGCCTTACATTCGCTGAGGGCCAGGCGCTCCTTAGAGCTGAGGGCCCAGAGGAGTACCGCAATGTgtccgatgaagaggacatgAGCACACCACAAGAGAAGGCACTGGGTGCTCTTATCCGGGAAAAGTACAACACCGACTTCTACGTCCTTGACAAGTTCCCTGAGGGTGCACGACCTTTCTATGCCCTGGAGGACCCCGAGAATCCCAAGGTCACGAATGCCTTCGATTTCTTTATGCGTGGACAAGAGATTCTTTCT GGTGGTCAACGTATTCACGTCCCGGAGACCCTGGAAGCACGAATTCGTACAAAGGGTATCGATCCTAAAAGCCAAGGCATCAAGGAGTATGTCGACATTTTCCGCAGTGCCGGTGTTCCCCCTCACGGTGGCGGTGGTATTGGCTTGGACCGTGTGGTTGCGTGGTATTTGAACCTTCCAAGCGTGCACTTGGCAAGCTATTATCCTCGTACACCCAAGAGACTCTTGCCTTAA
- a CDS encoding related to raptor, a binding partner of target of rapamycin (TOR) → MALRSDVNGTSAPTVEPNGTASAARPRMNGRSTSNDATRSDDDDQRPLSAPNRRNGSIVLETRDDIEHHQKTRPTKPMLLRSKSDYAPRAMEEPEPTEDDIPEWGARHGFEDHYQSEDIISQLANNWYMYFTDKRHETTGKPKPLQYELQDWRQRDRLKTVSAALAVCLNIGVEPPDQLKTNPGAKLEAWTDPTIPPIQKALENIGKSLQAQYETLAIRARYKQYLDPSVEETKKFCISLRRNAKDERVLLHYNGHGVPKPTASGEIWVFNKNYTQYIPVSLYDLQHWLQAPTIFVWDCSEAGNILNNYHRFVEKHEEEEEEAAERDPNYTKTNFRPYIHLAACAVKENLPTNPLLPADLFTACLTTPIEMALWFFVLQNPLKTNISPERAKKLPGRLQERRTPLGELNWIFTAITDSIAWTTLPRDLFRKFFRQDLMVAALFRNFLLAQRVMTVYGCHPQSYPKLPDTHQHPLWETWDLAVDMALAQLPMLEKKESEGFDYEYQNSTFFTEQLTAFDVYLTRGDAMAQKSPDQLPVVLQVLLSQQHRVRALILLGRFLDLGPWSVQLALSIGIFPYVLKLLQSAAAELKPVMVFIWARLIAVDLSCQQDLIKDSGYSYFAQILKPSEGLPVVDSDEHKAMCAFILAMLCKDYKNGQMVCNQTEIMSYCLTHLQNEENPLLRQWACLCISQLWQDLPEAKWRGIRENAYVKLAYLVRDPCCEVRAAMIHAMTTFLGIPDLTEEVARIEESIAWTILDMGNDGSPMVRKEFIVFLSHFAIRFESKFLVAAYEQLVEEKEYLIFPPQDDGQEHKMGLHYTRPDNRNKDGTINPMAHGLSHNTVYMALWKLALVLSVDPHPEVQREATIVVDFVHNALLSSKVGVQTQLVMAEIRKRTARTAHKHTPSASQRNNAPGTSNSQPLPSPGLLRRTASLLFPSLVTNEDKSRPTTPTLPRSPSLKLTPNQVPVPAEQNDRPSSLAQYNVAHEPFSGAYKERDLMKPPALPLRSKFLEWSIEYFREPQMKPSEADEPGSTEYNERLWRRARNETIFRETQPLKQQAGSHKWNNQLGIINNGAQPAKMTFHQFEDHLAVADDGNTVYVWDWKKQGRLSRFSNGNPEGSKISDMKFINEDDQAMLLTGSSDGVIRVYRNYESDRAIELASSWRALTHMVPSNVNSGMVFDWQQVTGRVLVAGDVRVIRVWYAAYETCVMDIPARSGSCVTSLTSDQMTGNMFVAGFGDGAVRVFDTRNRPQESMVRKWKDESDRQWIKSVHMQRGGQRELLSASRNGKVKIWDIRMDKPLHSFQTTRDTLRTASTHEHLPVFAVGTSAHAVKVFNLDGHELSNVEPYSSFLQQNRSSPISATAFHPHRPILGCAARGDQHINLFTCEKSESLYPS, encoded by the exons ATGGCGCTGCGATCCGACGTAAACGGCACCTCTGCGCCTACCGTTGAGCCCAACGGAACTGCCTCGGCAGCGCGACCCAGGATGAACGGCCGTTCAACATCGAACGATGCTACCAGgagcgacgacgatgacCAACGACCGCTGAGCGCGCCAAACCGGCGCAACGGAAGCATAGTGCTCGAGACAAGAGACGACATCGAGCATCACCAGAAAACGCGGCCCACCAAGCCAATGCTCCTCCGATCGAAGAGTGACTACGCGCCCCGGGCGATGGAAGAGCCTGAGCCAACAGAAGATGACATACCTGAATGGGGTGCTAGACATGGCTTTGAGGACCATTATCAATCGGAAGACATCATATCTCAGCTGGCTAAT AACTGGTACATGTATTTTACCGATAAGCGACATGAGACGACAGGCAAACCCAAACCACTACAATACGAACTTCAAGATTGGCGACAGAGAGACAGATTAAAAACAGTGTCTGCAGCTCTCGCGGTGTGTTTGAATATAGGAGTTGAACCCCCCGACCAGCTCAAGACCAACCCAGGTGCGAAGCTCGAGGCATGGACAGATCCTACAATACCTCCCATCCAGAAAGCCCTCGAGAATATCGGCAAGTCACTTCAGGCGCAGTACGAAACACTTGCGATAAGAGCGCGATATAAACAATATCTCGATCCCTCTGTCGAGGAGACGAAGAAATTCTGCATCTCATTACGCAGAAATGCTAAAGACGAACGTGTTTTGCTTCATTATAACGGTCACGGCGTGCCCAAGCCAACCGCATCAGGCGAAATTTGggtttttaataagaattaCACACAATACATCCCTGTATCACTGTACGACCTGCAACACTGGCTTCAAGCTCCCACCATCTTTGTCTGGGATTGCTCTGAAGCCGGCAACATTCTCAATAACTACCATCGATTTGTTGAAaagcatgaagaagaagaggaggaggccgCAGAGCGCGACCCAAACTACACGAAAACTAATTTCAGGCCTTATATTCATCTGGCCGCCTGCGCTGTCAAAGAGAATCTACCGACAAACCCTCTTTTGCCTGCTGACCTGTTCACAGCTTGCCTCACCACTCCCATTGAGATGGCCCTGTGGTTCTTTGTTCTGCAGAACcccctcaagaccaacatcAGCCCAGAGCGGGCCAAAAAGCTACCCGGTCGCCTGCAGGAGCGGCGAACACCACTGGGAGAACTTAACTGGATCTTCACTGCTATCACAGACAGCATTGCGTGGACAACACTGCCTCGTGATCTCTTCCGGAAATTTTTTCGACAAGACCTGATGGTAGCAGCGCTATTCCGCaattttcttcttgctcaaCGCGTCATGACGGTCTACGGATGTCATCCTCAGTCCTATCCTAAGCTGCCCGACACCCACCAGCATCCATTGTGGGAGACTTGGGATCTAGCCGTTGACATGGCATTGGCTCAGCTCCCCATgcttgaaaagaaagaaagcgaAGGCTTTGACTATGAATATCAAAATTCAACATTCTTCACAGAACAGCTTACTGCTTTCGATGTTTATCTTACAAGGGGCGATGCAATGGCTCAAAAGTCACCCGACCAGTTACCGGTTGTGCTCCAGGTACTGCTCAGCCAGCAACACCGGGTTCGCGCTCTTATCCTACTCGGCCGGTTTCTTGACCTAGGCCCGTGGTCTGTTCAGCTCGCTCTCAGTATAGGCATCTTCCCGTATGTCCTTAAACTCCTACAGTCGGCTGCGGCCGAGTTAAAGCCAGTTATGGTCTTTATCTGGGCCCGTCTCATTGCAGTGGACCTTTCTTGTCAGCAGGACCTCATCAAAGATAGCGGCTATAGCTACTTCGCACAGATTCTGAAACCCTCCGAAGGATTGCCTGTTGTTGACAGCGACGAACACAAGGCAATGTGCGCTTTTATTCTCGCTATGCTATGCAAGGATTACAAAAATGGGCAAATGGTCTGTAACCAAACAGAGATTATGTCATATTGTTTGACCCATCTTCAAAATGAAGAGAACCCTCTTCTGCGCCAGTGGGCTTGTCTCTGTATAAGCCAGCTTTGGCAAGACCTCCCAGAGGCCAAGTGGCGGGGAATCAGGGAGAATGCATACGTCAAGCTCGCTTATCTCGTGAGGGATCCTTGTTGCGAGGTACGGGCAGCGATGATTCATGCCATGACTACATTTCTGGGTATCCCTGATCTGACAGAGGAAGTGGCCCGTATTGAGGAGTCTATCGCATGGACGATACTCGACATGGGTAATGATGGAAGCCCAATGGTCCGCAAGGAGTTCATTGTGTTCCTTTCTCATTTTGCTATTCGCTTTGAGAGCAAATTTTTAGTTGCAGCTTACGAACAGTtggttgaggagaaggagtatCTCATATTCCCTCCCCAAGATGACGGCCAGGAACACAAGATGGGCTTGCATTACACAAGGCCGGATAATCGCAACAAGGATGGTACCATCAACCCAATGGCCCATGGCCTATCTCACAACACAGTATATATGGCGTTGTGGAAGTTGGCTCTCGTTCTCAGTGTGGATCCTCATCCTGAGGTACAACGCGAAGCGACTATCGTTGTAGACTTTGTTCACAACGCGTTGCTCAGCTCAAAAGTCGGAGTTCAGACGCAGCTAGTCATGGCAGAGATTCGAAAGCGTACGGCAAGGACGGCACACAAGCATACCCCGAGTGCAAGCCAGCGAAATAATGCTCCCGGCACTTCTAACTCGCAGCCTTTACCATCTCCAGGACTCCTTCGTAGAACTGCGAGCTTGCTTTTTCCATCACTGGTCACCAATGAGGATAAATCAAGACCTACGACCCCGACTTTGCCTCGATCACCATCTCTGAAACTCACGCCGAATCAAGTACCGGTGCCTGCAGAACAAAACGATCGACCATCATCGCTGGCTCAATACAATGTTGCGCATGAACCGTTTTCAGGCGCATACAAAGAGCGGGATCTGATGAAGCCCCCTGCACTGCCCCTCAGGAGCAAATTCCTGGAATGGTCAATTGAGTATTTCCGTGAACCACAGATGAAGCCGAGTGAGGCCGATGAGCCTGGAAGTACCGAATACAATGAGCGTCTGTGGCGAAGAGCTCGGAATGAAACCATTTTCAGAGAAACTCAGCCATTGAAGCAACAAGCGGGAAGTCACAAATGGAATAATCAACTTGggatcatcaacaatggtGCTCAACCCGCCAAGATGACCTTCCATCAATTCGAAGATCATCTTGCTGTAGCGGACGACGGCAACACTGTTTACGTATGggactggaagaagcaaggACGATTGAGCCGTTTCAGTAACGGTAATCCAGAAGGCTCAAAAATCAGCGACATGAAGTTCATCAACGAGGACGACCAAGCGATGTTACTGACAGGATCATCTGACGGTGTGATCAGAGTTTATCGCAACTACGAATCGGATAGAGCCATTGAACTTGCATCATCCTGGCGTGCCTTAACACACATGGTGCCCAGTAACGTCAACTCCGGCATGGTGTTCGACTGGCAACAAGTCACTGGTCGAGTCCTTGTTGCTGGCGATGTCCGAGTAATTCGAGTGTGGTATGCCGCTTACGAGACGTGTGTCATGGATATCCCAGCACGCTCGGGCTCCTGCGTGACTTCGCTCACCTCGGATCAAATGACGGGTAACATGTTTGTCGCCGGCTTCGGCGACGGTGCCGTTCGAGTCTTTGACACCAGAAACCGACCTCAAGAGTCCATGGTGCGCAAATGGAAGGATGAGTCAGATCGACAATGGATCAAGAGCGTACATATGCAGCGCGGCGGACAACGCGAGCTCCTGAGTGCAAGCAGAAATGGCAAAGTCAAAATCTGGGATATTCGCATGGATAAGCCGCTGCACTCCTTCCAGACAACACGAGACACACTTAGAACAGCCAGCACTCATGAGCATCTACCAGTCTTTGCAGT GGGTACATCGGCCCACGCAGTGAAGGTCTTTAATCTTGATGGGCATGAGCTTTCGAATGTTGAGCCCTATTCAAGCTTTCTACAACAAAACCGCAGCTCGCCTATATCAGCCACTGCATTCCACCCTCATCGGCCAATTCTTGGATGTGCTGCACGAGGCGATCAACATATCAACTTGTTCACTTGCGAGAAATCGGAGTCTCTGTACCCAAGCTAG